Genomic DNA from Amycolatopsis alba DSM 44262:
CACGCGCTCGGCATCCCCGCCCATCCGGTCTGCAGCCTCGACGCGATCGCAGCCGACGTCGCCCCCGGCGAAGCGCCCTTCCTCGTCCTCACCGACGCGAGGCGCCGCGAGGTCTACTGGGCCGCGTACGCCGCCGACGGTTCCCGCATCGATGGCCCGCACGTCCAGCGCCCGGCCGACCTCGAGACCACCGTCAAGGTCGCGGCGGGCGACGGAGCCCTCCTTTACGCGGACGCCCTCGGCGTCCAGCCGATCGAGCCGCGCTTCCCGTCACCCATCGGACTGGTCAAGGCCGCCCGCGAGGACTTCACCAAAGAGCCCGCCCCGCTCACCCCGCTCTACCTCCGCCGCCCGGACGCCGTCGAACCGGCCGCGCGCAAGAAGGTGACCTCGCCGTGAGGCTGGAACCCTTACGCCGCAAGGATATTCCCCGCTGTGTCGAGATAGAGAAGATCCTCTTCCCCGGCGATTCGCCGTGGACCGCCTACGCCTTTCACGCGGAACTCGACGGCGGTGGTTACTACCTGGTCACCCGTCCGGATGAAAGCGACGAGGTCATCGGTTACGCCGGGCTCGCCGTCGTCGGCCGC
This window encodes:
- the tsaB gene encoding tRNA (adenosine(37)-N6)-threonylcarbamoyltransferase complex dimerization subunit type 1 TsaB, with translation MLVLAIDTSTPAVTAGLVALDGDTLETRGDRVTVDPRAHGELITPHALEAVKAAGVTLRDLDAIVCGVGPGPFTGLRAGMATAASLAHALGIPAHPVCSLDAIAADVAPGEAPFLVLTDARRREVYWAAYAADGSRIDGPHVQRPADLETTVKVAAGDGALLYADALGVQPIEPRFPSPIGLVKAAREDFTKEPAPLTPLYLRRPDAVEPAARKKVTSP